The sequence CGAAGACATGAGCTCCCCTTCACAAGCTGTCAACGATGCTGCTCTGCTGAAAATGGGCACATTTACAGCGCTGGCGATTGGTATTCACAATTTTCCAGAGGGAATCGCAACCTTTACTTCTGCCATTCAGGATCCCGGCCTGGGTGTGGCCATTGCGATTGCGATCGCCATCCATAACATTCCGGAGGGCATTGCCGTTTCCGTACCAGTGTATTTCGCAACAGGGGATAAGAAGAAAGCTTTCAATCTATCATTCTTGTCAGGGTTGTCTGAGCCGATTGGCGCACTGGCAGCTTATCTTTTCCTGATGCCATTCCTGAATGATATCATGTTTGGAGTCATTTTTGCGGCAGTAGCCGGAATCATGGTATTCATATCACTTGATGAACTGCTGCCCGCTGCGAAGAAATATGATGAATCACATCTTGCCATCTACGGTTTGGTAGCTGGAATGGCCGTTATGGCGGTTAGCTTGCTATTGTTCATATAAATTTGCAAGTGCG comes from Mesobacillus jeotgali and encodes:
- the zupT gene encoding zinc transporter ZupT encodes the protein MTEEILFAFGLTLFAGLATGIGSVLAFFTSRTNTKFLSLALGFSAGVMIYVSMIEIFVKAKDALVSAMGVQLGNWATVGGFFAGIVLIALIDKFIPKQSNPHELKKVEDMSSPSQAVNDAALLKMGTFTALAIGIHNFPEGIATFTSAIQDPGLGVAIAIAIAIHNIPEGIAVSVPVYFATGDKKKAFNLSFLSGLSEPIGALAAYLFLMPFLNDIMFGVIFAAVAGIMVFISLDELLPAAKKYDESHLAIYGLVAGMAVMAVSLLLFI